From a single Coregonus clupeaformis isolate EN_2021a unplaced genomic scaffold, ASM2061545v1 scaf0310, whole genome shotgun sequence genomic region:
- the LOC121558185 gene encoding basic salivary proline-rich protein 4-like, which produces MNGALEHHNVCGVKRNPASTATSPQTTCRLPLRKTYRENISPRVRPGVPGGGGDSVPYPRPSPSPPKSPLPPSSEGTVIANMKLEKRGGSPREGGSHPHTEPSREALRLGNSSPSPGLVQGITNTHQHPHCPHLSDRGAEERGREGDHWDRGAEERGREGDHWDRGAEERGREGDHWDRGAEERGREGDHWDRGADMGRYKRVSSKNRQWSGGGGTFRMDQHAPGPPSSPPDTSCYRDSSLPAKRCKSDSPVMDMDNASFSSGSPPHDESLNEHLQCAIDSILNLQGQAQGPTPRGAKGGSARPHHHHSQRPMAPQPSSHTYRPSVSSSSSLVPQTHSR; this is translated from the coding sequence ATGAACGGAGCGTtagaacatcacaatgtgtgtgGAGTCAAGCGTAACCCCGCCTCCACGGCCACTTCCCCTCAGACCACCTGCCGCCTTCCTCTACGGAAGACTTACCGGGAGAACATCAGCCCCCGCGTCCGACCGGGCGtacctggaggaggaggagacagtgtCCCGTACCCCCGTCCCTCCCCTTCGCCCCCCAAAtctcccctcccaccctcctcagAGGGGACGGTGATCGCCAACATGAagctggagaagagaggaggtagCCCCAGGGAGGGGGGCTCCCACCCCCACACAGAGCCCAGCCGGGAGGCCCTGAGGCTGGGgaactcctccccctcccctggcCTAGTGCAGGGCATCACAAACACCCACCAGCACCCACACTGCCCCCACCTCTCAGACAGAGGggcggaggagagggggagagaaggggatcATTGGGACAGAGGggcggaggagagggggagagaaggggatcATTGGGACAGAGGggcggaggagagggggagagaaggggatcATTGGGACAGAGGggcggaggagagggggagagaaggggatcATTGGGACAGAGGGGCGGACATGGGGAGGTATAAGAGGGTGAGCAGTAAAAACCGCCAGTGGTCAGGGGGGGGTGGAACGTTCAGAATGGACCAGCATGCCCCTGGGCCCCCTTCCTCGCCGCCAGACACTTCTTGTTACAGAGACTCATCACTTCCTGCTAAGCGCTGTAAGTCAGACTCTCCTGTCATGGACATGGACAACGCCTCCTTCTCCTCTGGCTCTCCGCCACACGATGAGTCTCTTAACGAGCACCTGCAGTGTGCCATCGACTCCATCCTCAACCTGCAGGGCCAGGCCCAGGGGCCCACGCCGCGCGGGGCCAAAGGGGGCTCCGCCaggccacaccaccaccacagtcAGCGACCCATGGCCCCCCAGCCCtcctcacacacatacagaccctcagtctcctcttcatcctctctgGTGCCACAGACTCACAGCAGATAA